In Syntrophotaleaceae bacterium, a genomic segment contains:
- the xthA gene encoding exodeoxyribonuclease III: MKIVSFNINGIRARLHQLQSIIERHRPDIIGLQEIKVQDGDFPIAAIRGMGYQVHFHGQKSHYGVALLSKSEPLAVDKGFPEDGPEDQRRLIAADYPLPDGTRLRVVNGYFPQGESRGHPVKFPAKKRFFENLHALLHQKFHPEDKLVLMGDANVAPDDLDVGIGEDNILRWLRSGKCSFLPEERDWLKKLQDWGLVDTFRLRYPTICDRFSWFDYRSRGFEREPRRGLRIDLLLATDSLAVCCSDSGIDYDIRAMERPSDHCPVWAEFDLPIRLSF, from the coding sequence ATGAAGATCGTCAGTTTCAATATCAACGGCATCCGGGCCCGTCTGCATCAGCTTCAGTCGATCATTGAACGGCATCGACCGGACATCATCGGTCTGCAGGAAATCAAGGTGCAGGACGGCGATTTTCCCATCGCCGCCATCCGGGGTATGGGCTACCAGGTCCATTTTCACGGGCAGAAGAGCCACTATGGCGTCGCTCTGCTGTCAAAGAGCGAGCCACTCGCAGTCGACAAGGGTTTTCCCGAGGACGGACCGGAGGACCAGCGGCGTCTCATCGCCGCCGACTATCCGTTGCCGGACGGCACCCGGCTGCGGGTGGTCAACGGCTATTTTCCCCAGGGCGAAAGCCGTGGTCATCCGGTCAAGTTTCCGGCCAAGAAACGTTTTTTCGAAAATCTGCATGCGCTTCTACACCAGAAATTCCACCCGGAAGATAAGCTGGTGCTCATGGGCGACGCCAATGTCGCTCCGGATGATCTGGATGTCGGAATCGGTGAGGATAACATTCTTCGATGGTTGCGCAGCGGCAAGTGCAGTTTTTTGCCGGAGGAGCGGGACTGGCTGAAAAAACTTCAGGATTGGGGGCTGGTCGATACCTTTCGCCTCAGATACCCCACGATCTGTGACCGTTTCAGCTGGTTCGACTACCGCAGTCGCGGCTTTGAGCGGGAGCCCAGAAGGGGTCTGCGCATCGATCTGCTGCTGGCCACCGATTCCCTGGCCGTCTGCTGCTCTGATTCAGGCATCGATTACGATATCCGTGCCATGGAGCGGCCCTCTGATCATTGCCCGGTCTGGGCTGAATTCGACCTTCCAATTCGGCTTTCGTTCTGA
- a CDS encoding OmpW family outer membrane protein, translating into MNRKQIVLVGALCAAVFALSLVSNAMAAEDFERWSVSTQIMYLDVDLDAELLDVSSEDAMTGGLVVEYFFTPNISAELVAAVAHLDLEVRGVTDGETWVLPPSIYAKYHFMPQAKISPYVGVGLNWMYFWDTNTDATDLHIDNSFGWNAKVGADIQLFDNVYANVDIMYLNNETEFDTGLPGVRNLDLDVEVWSYNVGLKYRF; encoded by the coding sequence GTGAACCGCAAACAGATCGTATTGGTTGGCGCCCTGTGCGCCGCAGTATTCGCCCTGTCCCTGGTGTCCAACGCCATGGCCGCAGAAGATTTTGAACGCTGGAGCGTCAGCACTCAGATCATGTATCTCGACGTAGATCTTGATGCTGAACTTCTTGATGTAAGTTCTGAAGACGCCATGACTGGCGGTCTGGTGGTGGAATACTTCTTCACCCCCAACATCAGTGCTGAATTGGTAGCAGCGGTTGCCCATCTTGATCTTGAAGTTCGTGGTGTTACTGACGGTGAGACCTGGGTACTGCCCCCCTCGATTTATGCCAAGTACCACTTCATGCCTCAGGCAAAAATCAGCCCCTATGTCGGTGTTGGTCTCAACTGGATGTACTTCTGGGACACCAACACGGATGCCACCGATCTCCATATCGACAACAGCTTCGGCTGGAACGCCAAAGTTGGTGCTGATATCCAACTTTTTGACAACGTGTATGCCAATGTCGATATCATGTATCTGAACAACGAAACCGAATTCGACACCGGTCTGCCTGGAGTAAGAAACCTTGATCTCGACGTTGAAGTCTGGAGCTACAACGTTGGCCTGAAATACCGCTTCTAA
- a CDS encoding OmpA family protein: MKRLRSFLPALMAVLLTFVLSPGGANAANRSGAFSLSPMAGGYVFEGDQDLDDALTYSLGLGYNLTDTWSTEFVLNYFDADAGSGAGDDVDGLVYRLDALYHFIPDSPLVPFIAGGLGGITLDPDRHRSNTDFLLNYGVGLKYFLTDSLAFRGDLRHIFAFGDPQNNFIYSAGLIYQFGGQDKTPAPIVQPLDSDGDGVHDGIDKCPGTPAGAAVDSAGCRPDSDGDKVPDDLDACSGTPKGIPVDERGCPRDSDGDGVPDHVDRCPATPSSISVDRQGCPRDSDGDGVFDPLDNCPGTAKGVMVNDKGCPVSLTLSIRFDVGQADIKQGYRDELARAAAFVRKYPDQKILIAGHTDATGSASRNRDLSLRRAESVRAYLIENFNIDGSRLHARGYGESVPIADNGSAEGRRRNRRVEIVCCMVVPG, encoded by the coding sequence ATGAAAAGGCTGAGAAGCTTCCTGCCTGCCTTGATGGCAGTGCTGCTCACCTTTGTGCTCTCTCCCGGCGGCGCCAATGCCGCCAATCGATCGGGCGCCTTCTCGCTTTCGCCGATGGCGGGCGGATATGTTTTCGAGGGCGACCAGGACCTCGACGACGCCCTGACCTATAGTCTGGGCCTCGGTTACAATCTGACCGACACCTGGAGCACCGAATTCGTCCTCAACTATTTCGACGCGGATGCGGGTTCCGGCGCCGGTGATGATGTCGATGGACTGGTTTACCGTCTCGACGCCCTATACCACTTCATACCCGACAGCCCGCTGGTCCCCTTCATTGCCGGCGGATTGGGCGGAATCACCCTTGATCCCGACCGCCACCGCTCCAACACCGATTTTCTTCTCAACTACGGAGTCGGCCTGAAGTATTTCCTGACCGATTCACTGGCCTTTCGCGGAGACCTGAGGCATATTTTCGCTTTCGGCGACCCTCAAAACAACTTCATCTATTCGGCCGGACTCATTTATCAGTTCGGCGGGCAGGACAAAACACCAGCTCCCATTGTACAGCCGTTGGACAGTGACGGTGACGGTGTTCATGACGGCATCGACAAGTGCCCGGGGACGCCGGCAGGGGCTGCTGTCGACAGTGCCGGATGCCGGCCGGACAGCGACGGTGACAAGGTTCCCGACGACCTCGACGCCTGTTCCGGAACTCCGAAAGGGATTCCGGTGGATGAGCGGGGATGCCCCAGAGACTCCGATGGCGACGGCGTCCCGGACCACGTCGACCGGTGTCCGGCCACTCCGTCTTCCATCAGCGTCGATCGGCAAGGCTGTCCGCGGGACAGTGACGGCGATGGTGTCTTCGATCCTCTCGACAATTGCCCCGGCACGGCCAAAGGGGTCATGGTGAACGATAAAGGCTGCCCTGTTTCCCTCACCCTCTCGATCCGGTTCGATGTCGGCCAGGCGGATATCAAACAAGGCTATCGTGACGAACTGGCCCGCGCGGCAGCCTTTGTCCGAAAATACCCGGACCAGAAAATTCTCATCGCCGGGCATACCGATGCCACGGGCTCCGCATCCCGCAACAGGGACCTGTCCCTGCGCCGGGCGGAAAGCGTTCGAGCGTATCTGATCGAAAACTTCAACATCGACGGCAGCCGGCTGCATGCTCGCGGCTACGGGGAGTCGGTTCCCATCGCGGACAACGGTTCCGCCGAGGGCCGAAGGCGCAATCGCCGGGTGGAAATTGTCTGTTGTATGGTGGTACCCGGGTAG
- a CDS encoding DUF6178 family protein, giving the protein MSKIELPKEKHVGHLTLLRRARTITPKEFNALSFAERLEIVRLSDGRAKYNLILEAADGRELVRALPAQDIYVLIKDLGMEDVSELIALASAEQVTSFIDLDAWDRDSMDGSKALKWLVLALEEGEESILQRFRELDFQMLVLILQKFLTVTQGLEVLLDEDAMQEGAGAGNIYQVRFRDSESAKVIGEMLDILYRRDQAFYMQLMEGVRSELSSLLEEDVFQERSLRLMDLGFPHPDEVMEIYARIDPRSFDPALFDRSVGLSQMEGTPPGFVLTVGRARNLLAQVFEAGVSENTAWELSFLLNKAMVADSVDMGERSQVQGELEIVYGYLNLALEQFCGNDVQKAAALFDRTYLLALFRFGFNLTLTLQSRASEVRRSTVGPYLDGPYAALVSALMSPKPLYFSGLEEGGRPAVTRPFASLEEVERCSIWLEEIEAQRRLFEKHFSFDLPGPDDLDLAGCLPDDARQITLSDFFLTALANRICGRPFLPQPVPREDLQPIHEKVNENRRIASWLRRETLTWIDTLESQAASFVEFCLEIWDEEFCPLDPDQLDPRYIGGLIIRMS; this is encoded by the coding sequence ATGAGCAAAATCGAGCTGCCCAAGGAAAAGCATGTGGGGCATCTGACGCTTCTTCGCCGTGCCCGAACCATCACTCCCAAAGAGTTCAATGCCCTGTCCTTTGCTGAGCGGTTGGAGATCGTTCGCCTCTCGGATGGACGAGCCAAATATAATCTGATATTGGAGGCTGCGGATGGACGGGAACTGGTTCGCGCCCTTCCCGCGCAGGACATTTACGTGCTGATCAAGGACCTGGGCATGGAAGATGTCTCCGAACTGATTGCCCTGGCCTCCGCCGAGCAGGTAACCTCCTTCATCGATCTCGATGCCTGGGACAGGGACAGCATGGATGGTAGTAAGGCCCTGAAGTGGTTGGTGCTGGCGCTGGAGGAAGGGGAAGAAAGCATCCTGCAGCGTTTCCGGGAACTCGATTTTCAAATGCTGGTTCTGATCCTCCAGAAATTCCTGACCGTTACCCAGGGTCTTGAAGTTTTGTTGGACGAAGATGCCATGCAGGAGGGGGCGGGGGCTGGGAATATTTATCAGGTCCGGTTCCGGGATTCTGAAAGTGCCAAGGTGATCGGTGAGATGCTCGACATTCTCTACCGTCGCGATCAGGCTTTCTATATGCAACTGATGGAGGGTGTCCGGAGCGAATTGTCCTCCCTACTTGAAGAAGATGTTTTTCAAGAGCGTTCACTGCGGCTGATGGATCTGGGTTTTCCTCACCCCGACGAGGTTATGGAGATCTATGCGAGGATCGATCCCCGGAGTTTCGATCCCGCCCTTTTTGACCGCTCTGTCGGCCTTTCCCAGATGGAAGGGACTCCTCCGGGGTTTGTCCTGACCGTTGGCCGTGCCCGCAATCTACTGGCTCAGGTTTTCGAAGCCGGCGTCAGCGAGAACACTGCCTGGGAGCTGAGCTTTCTTCTGAACAAAGCCATGGTGGCCGATAGTGTCGATATGGGGGAGCGCTCTCAGGTTCAGGGAGAACTGGAAATTGTTTACGGCTATCTCAATCTGGCGCTGGAGCAGTTTTGCGGGAATGATGTGCAGAAAGCGGCTGCCCTTTTCGACCGAACCTACCTCCTGGCCCTGTTCCGCTTCGGGTTTAATCTGACCCTGACATTGCAGAGTCGGGCCAGTGAAGTACGGCGTTCGACGGTGGGACCCTATCTGGATGGTCCCTATGCAGCCCTTGTGTCTGCACTGATGTCCCCAAAACCGCTCTATTTCTCCGGACTGGAGGAAGGGGGGCGTCCGGCTGTGACTCGTCCTTTCGCGTCCCTGGAAGAAGTGGAAAGGTGCTCCATCTGGTTGGAAGAGATCGAGGCCCAGCGGCGCCTGTTCGAAAAGCATTTCTCTTTCGACCTGCCGGGGCCCGACGACCTCGACCTTGCCGGCTGCCTGCCGGATGATGCACGGCAAATTACTCTCTCGGACTTTTTCCTGACCGCCCTTGCCAACCGAATTTGCGGCCGGCCCTTTCTGCCGCAGCCCGTTCCCCGGGAGGACTTGCAGCCAATTCACGAGAAGGTCAATGAAAACAGGAGAATTGCTTCCTGGTTACGGCGCGAGACCCTGACCTGGATCGATACTCTTGAATCTCAAGCTGCAAGTTTCGTAGAATTCTGCCTTGAAATATGGGATGAAGAGTTCTGCCCTCTGGATCCCGACCAGCTCGATCCCCGCTATATCGGAGGCCTTATAATTCGCATGAGCTGA
- a CDS encoding cold-shock protein gives MAEGVVKWFNDAKGFGFIEQEGGPDVFVHFSVIQCEGFKSLAEGEKVSFDITEGQKGPQAANVIKLG, from the coding sequence ATGGCAGAAGGGGTTGTGAAGTGGTTTAATGATGCCAAGGGTTTCGGGTTTATCGAGCAGGAGGGTGGACCGGATGTATTTGTACATTTTTCGGTAATCCAGTGCGAAGGATTCAAGTCCCTGGCCGAAGGTGAGAAGGTAAGTTTCGATATTACCGAAGGTCAGAAAGGCCCCCAGGCCGCCAACGTCATAAAACTCGGATAA